Genomic segment of Labilithrix sp.:
TCGTCGTCGCCGCGCGTGCCCTCGGCGAGGAGGTCGCGCTCCGTCGTCGCCGGCGCGTCGCTCGGGGTCGCCGCCGGCGGCGTCGCTTCCGGCTCCGTCTGCGCGGACGCGTTGCCCTCCGCGCTGAAGGTCGTCTGCTGGGCGCGGGCCGTGCCGGCGCCCAGGAGGCCGGCGACGACGACTGGGAGCAAAAGCGTGCCGGCGATTTTCATCTGCGGTTCCGTTGTAACACCCCTCTTCGTGCGGTGTCATCTCGGGCTACACTGCGCGCATGCCCGAGGCGCCCGCCCGACCGCGGGGACGGATCCTGGTCGTCGACGACGAAGCGAACGCGCGCGCCGCGTTGAGCGAGATCCTGCGTGACGAGGGGTACGCGACGGAGACCGCCGGCGACGGCTTCAAGGCGCTCGGGAAGCTCGAGGAGTTCGCGCCCGACGTCGTCCTCACCGACCTCAAGATGCCCGGCCTCGACGGCATCGCCTTCATGGAGAAGGCGAAGAGCGCGTCGCCGCAGACGGTCTTCGTCGTGATGACCGCGTTCGGCACGATCGACTCCGCCGTCTCCGCGATCAAGAAGGGCGCCGACAACTACCTGACGAAGCCGCTCGACTACGACGCGCTCTCCGCGATCGTCGAGCGCGCGATGGAGAAGGCGAAGCTCCTCCAGGAGACGCAGGCGCTCCGCGAGCGGCTCCGCGAGCGCAACGCGATCGGCCACATCGTGAGCGAGGACCCGAAGATGCGCGCGGTGCTCGACCTCGTCGCGCAGGTCGGGCCCTCGAAGGCGTCGGTGCTCATCACCGGCGAGAGCGGCACCGGCAAGGAGCTCATCGCGGAGGCGGTGTGCGCCGCGTCGCCGCGCGCGAGCGGGCCGTTCATTCGGTTGCATTGTGCAGCTTTGGCGGAGTCGCTCCTCGAGAGCGAGCTCTTCGGCCACGAGAAGGGCGCGTTCACCGGCGCGGTCGCGCGGCGCGAGGGCCGCTTCAAGCAGGCCGACGGCGGCACGCTGTTCCTCGACGAGATCGGCGAGATCCCGCACGGCACGCAGGTGAAGCTGCTCCGCTTCCTGCAGGAGAAGACGTTCGAGCGCGTCGGCGGGAACGAGACGGTCAAGGTCGACGTGCGCCTCATCGCGGCGACGAACCGCGACCTCGCGGCGGAGATCAAGAAGGGCACCTTCCGCGAGGACCTCTTCTACCGCCTCAACGTGATCTCGATCGAGCTCCCGCCGCTGCGCGAGCGCCGCGCCGACATCGGTCCGCTCGCGAGCTTCTTCCTCCGCCGCTACGCGAAGGAGAACGGCCGCAACATCGAGGGCTTCACCGACCAGGCGCTGAAGGTGCTCTCCAGCTACGACTGGCCGGGCAACGTGCGCGAGCTCGAGAACGTCATCGAGCGCGCGGTCGTGCTCTGCGACGCGCCGCAGATCGACGTGCGCCACCTCCCGCCCGCGCTCGCGCCGAAGAGCGCGGAGGGCCCGCCGCCGATCCCGGGCTCCACGATCCAGGACCTCGAGCGCTACGCGATCTTGCGGACGCTCGAGGCGTGCGGCGGCTCGACCTCGAAGGCGGCGAGCATCCTCGGGGTGTCGCCGCGCAAGATCCAGTACAAGCTCCACGAGTATTCGGCGGGGCCCATCGGCGCGGCGAGCAAAGACGATGAGTGACGTCGTCCTCTCGGTCGACAAGCTGGCCAAGACCTTCAAGAAGCCGTTCTCCGGCAAGAAGGTCGAGGCGGTGCGCGGGGTGAGCTTCGAGGTGAAGCGCGGCGAGATCTTCGGCTTCCTCGGCCCGAACGGCGCGGGGAAGACGACGACGATCAAGATGTTGACCGGCCTCATCGCGCCGACGTCGGGCAAGGCCTCGCTCCTCGGGAAGGCGATCCCCTCCCCCGACGCGATGGGCTCGGTCGGCTTCCTCCCCGAGAACCCGTACGTCTATCCGTACCTCACCCCGCGCGAGTTCGTGTCGCTCTGCGGCCGCCTCAACGGCCTCTCCGGGAAGAAGCTCGCGACGAAAGCGGAGCGGGCGATCGAGCGGGTCGGCATCGCGTACGCGATCGACCGCCCGGTGAGCGCGCTCTCGAAGGGCATGCTGCAGCGCACCGGCTTCGCGGCCGCGCTCGTGCACGACCCGGAGCTCCTCCTCCTCGACGAGCCGATGAGCGGCCTCGACCCGGTGGGGCGGAAGGAGATCCGCGACCTCATCGTCGAGGAGTCGAAGAAGGGCAAGACCATCTTCTTCTCGAGCCACATCCTCTCCGACGTCGAGATGCTCTGCGACTCGATCTGCATCCTGAAGAAGGGTGAGGTCGTGGTCGCGGGCGAGATCGACTCGCTCCTCGACAAGACGACCCACCGGAGCGAGATCACGCTCCGCGACGCGCCCGAGGAGCTCGCGGCGGCGCTCATGGAGCAGGGCGCGACGCGCGTGGGCCGAACGCTCTCGGTCGAGGTCGAGGGCGACGACGCGGTCGCGGTGGTCCTCCGCAAGGCGCTCGACGCCGGCGTCCGCGTCGAGGCGATCACGCCGAAGCGCGAGACCCTCGAAGACATCTTCGTCCGCAAAGCTCTTTGACGGTGCCAACACGGTGCCAACAGTCGTTCACTCGTCGTCGTCGGCGAGCGCTTCGTGCGCGGTGGGATCGGCCTCGATCGCGGCGCGGAGGGCGGTCTTCGCGAGGCGGAGGCGGCTGCGGACGGTGTTGAGCGGGACGCCGGTCGTCTCGGCGACCTCGGCGAGGGACCAGCCGAACATGATGCGGAGCGAGAGCGTCTCGGCCTGCTCGGGGGGAATTTGCGCGAGCACGTCGCGGAGGAGCTCCATGCGCCGCGCGCGCTCCGTCGTCGCGAGCGGCTCGGGGGAGCGGCCGGCGTCGCGCGGAAGCGAGTCGACGTCGACGCCGTCTTCGTGCCGATCGCGGAGCGCCCGCCGCCGCCGCGCGCACGCGATCGCGGTGCGCGCGGCGACGCGGGAGGCGAAGTGCGTGGGCTCGCACTCGCCGCGAAACGCGGGGAGCGCTTGAACGAACCCAAGCATCGCCTGCTGGACGACGTCGTCCGCGTCTTCGTTCGCCCGCCCCAACACCGCACGCACGACGCGCTCGATACGAGGCCCAACATCACGCAGCAGGAGCCGCATCGCCGCCGCGTCTCCCGCCCCGGCCCGACGAGCAAGCCCAACCGCCACGCTCTCGCCCACCATCGGTGCCGCCGCCGAAGCCGGCGCGAACGCGAGCGCCGGCGTGGCCACCGATGGCGCGAATGCGACGGCGGGGGTGCACGGGCCGAACGCCATCGGCGTCCGCGGCGCAGGCCCCGGCGTGGGCGTGCGCGCACCGGCCGGGCGCGCCACGACAGCCGCCGGCGCAAACGGTACGGCGGGCGTACGCCCCCCGAGAGACCGCGGCGCGAACGCAACGACGTTCATGCTCACCGCCCGAACCGCACGCGATGCCACCGCGAGCTCGGCTGCACGCGCCGCCGCGGGACCAGCCGCACCTCCCGCGCGCGATGCCACCACGTGCCCGGCGCCGCCCTCGCGCGATGCCGCGGCCTCGACCGCGCACGCCGCCACCGCGGACGCCACCACGTGCCCGGCCGCACCTCCCTCGAGCGCGCCCGCCGCCACGTGCTCGGCCGGGGCCCTCCGTGCTGGTCGGTGCTCAAGCTCGCCGCCGACGATCGAGCCAGGTCGCGACGGCGATGCGGCCGTTGGTGCGGGCTGGGTCGAGGCCGGTGGGATCCGCGACGTCGGGGCGGGTGGCTCCATGCGCGAGATGCTCGCGGCCTCCACGCCGTGCGCGGCGAGCGAGGGGCGAGGGCGAAGGCACTGCGCGGGAGCAAACGGTGTGAACGGGGTGGGCGGCGTCATCATCTTCGGTGGGGTCTCGTCTCTCTTCCCCCAACATCAGCTTGCATCGCTCTTGTTGGGGGAACGTCGGGGACGCGTGTCGAAGTGTTAAGACGGGGTCGAGCCCTCCTCCTCCGCCGCCGCGGAGGGACGCTCGCCCTTGTCCGGGCAGTCACCTCCACCGCCACGCCCGCCACCTCCACCTCCGGGCGGCGGCTTGTCCGGGCGGCAATGCAGCCGCGTGTCCTCCGCGCCCTCCGGTGCGGCCGCGCACGTGCCGGTGATCGTGTGGTCGCCGTGCGTCACGGTGCAGGCGTCGCCGGCGGCCTTCGCGTCGCACGCGGCGAACGCCTCCTCCGGGGGCTTGCGCGGACCGCGCCGACGGTCGCCGTCACGCGCGGCGTTCTCGGTCGAGTCGTCGCTCGCGGTGCTGATCGCCGACGTCAGCGACGACGCCGTGTCCTCCGCCCCCACCGCGCAGCCCAGCCCCGCGAACACCACCACCACCGAGAGCATCACCATCGAGCTTTTCATTCCGAGCACCTCCGACCACTACAGTGGCGAGCGCCCCGAAAACCGATCTCGATCGCGTGTGTCGATTTGTTGAGCGAGCGACGAAGGAGCCGCGCGCTACCGAGCCACCGGCAGCGTCACGGTCGCGGTCGTTCCCTCGTTCAGCGTGCTCGCGATCGTGAGCGTGCCGCCGTGGGCCTCGACGATCTGCCGCGCGAGGAGGAGCCCCAGACCAAGACCGCCCGTCGCGCGTGAGCGACTGCGGTCGACGCGGAAGAACGGCTCGAAGAGACGCTTCTGGTCCTCCTCCCCGATGCCGATGCCGCGATCGACGACCGTGACGACCACCTTCGCGTCCGCGTCCGCGTCCGCGAGCTCCGCGCGCAGCGTGACCGGGCGGTCCGGCTCGTTCGTGTACTTGTGCGCGTTCTCGAGGAGGTTGTCGACGACACGGCGAAGCAGCACCGGATCGGCGACGACGGTGCCGAGCGCCTCCGGCAGATCGACGACGAGCTCGCGGCTCGGGTGCGCGACGCGAAAGAGGGCCGCCGACTTGTCGAGGAGCGCGCGCACGTCGCCGGGCTCCGCGCGGAGCGGCAGGCCCTTGCCCTCCCGCGCGCCGGTGTCGAGCGCGAGGCGCGCCGAGGCGAGCACGTCCTCGACGATCCGCTCGAGCTCCGCGAGGTCGTGCGCGATGTCGGCGAGCGAGATCGCCCCCGCCTTGCCCTCCGCTTCGGAGAGCTCGGAGAGCTCGGCCGCGATGTCGAGCGCGACGCGGATGCGCGCGAGCGGCGTCCGGAGCTCGTGCGAGACGTTCGCGAGGAGCTCCCGCTCCGCGACGACCAGACGCGCCAGACGGTCCGCCATCTCGTCGAGCGCCTGCGCCACGTCGCCGATCTCGTCCGCGCGATCCATCCGCGCGCGCGCGTCGAGCTTGCCCGCGCCGAACGCCCGCGCCGTCTCGGCGAGCCGCGCGAGCGGGCGCGCGAAGGAGCGCGCCGTGAGCCACGAGCCCACCCCGACCACGACGAGGATGACCGACGCGACGAGCAGGATCGGCGGCGCCGGCGGCGGCCCCGAAGCGACAGGCGCGAGGTACCGCATGCGATGGTCGACCTCGAGCACCAGCGCGACGACGAGGAACTGCACGAGCCCGATCGCGTAGATGCGATAGGCGATCCGCGACGGCCGCTTCATCCCGAAGCGCCCGACGAGCCCGGCGCGCCCGGCGCGCCCGGCGCGCCCGGCGCGAGCATGTAGCCCACCCCGCGCACCGTCTTGATCATCCGCGGCGCGCGCGGATCGTCGCCGAGCTTGCTCCGCAGATGCGAGATGTGCACGTCGACCGAGCGATCGAACGCCTCGTCCGCGCTGCCGCGCACGATGTCGACGAGCTGCTCGCGCGAGAGCACGCGCCCCGCGCGCTCCGCGAGCGCGCGAAGCAGCATGAACTCGTACGTCGTCAGCGCCAGCGGCGCGCCGTCGAGGAAGACGCTCATCGCGTCGACGTCGATCGCGAGGCGCCCGATCACGAGCCTCTTCTTCGGCGGCCCCACCGCCCCGCGGGCGCGCCGCGCGTGGGCGCGGATGCGGGCGAGGAGCTCCCGCGACGAGAACGGCTTCGCGACGTAGTCGTCCGCCCCGCCCTCGAGGCCGACGACGCGATCCGCCTCCTCGCCGCGCGCCGTCAGCATCAGGATCGGGACGTCGGAGCGCGTCCGGAGCTCGCGACAGACATCGAGGCCGCTCATCCCCGGCAGCATCAGGTCGAGGAGCACGACGTCGGGGCGCACCTCGAGGACCTTCCTCACCGCGTCCTTGCCGTTGCCCACGATCGTCACCGTGACGCCGTGCGACTCGAGGTAGCGCGCGGTGAGCTGCGCGAGCCGTTCGTCGTCCTCCACGAGGACCACCGCGAGCTTCTCGTCCGTCGTCGTCATCCGGCCGCGCGATCCTAGAACAGAAACCCGAGCCGGAAGAGGTCCAGCGTCGGCGTCACGTCGTTGCCGAACGTGTTCGCGATCGTGCGCAACGTCTCGTCGACCTCGCGGCTCGCGACCCCCGCCGCCGTCGCGGGCCCGCTCCGCTCGAAGGTCGGGGCGATCGGGAGCTGGATCCCCGCGTCGATGCCGAGCGTGACGCCCGAGCTCCACGTGTAGAGGAAGCCGACGCGCGGATTGACGAACCACGTCGCGACGTCCGCCGACTCGGTGAAGGACCCGACGTCCTGCACGCGGAGCGTCGCGCTGCCGGAGAGCCACTGCCGGCCGCCGCGGAGCCCGACGAAGAAGCCGCCCTCGAACGGGAACCACCGCGCGTCGAGCGCGACCGCGTCGAACCGCGTCGACGCGCCCGCGATCGTCGTGCGCGGGAGGAACGAGTACTCGAGGCCGAGCCCGACCGTGCGCCGGACCTTCACGAACCCCTCGACCGCGAGCGGCCGCGGGAACCCCACGCCGACGATCGGTCCGAGGCGGAACGACTCCTTCTCTTCACGCTCCGGCTTCACCGGCTTGTCGTCCGCGAGCGCGCGAGCAGACGAAAGCAGGAGGAGCGAGACGACGGCGACGCTTCGAAGCTTCAACAGGACCTCGCACGCTCTGGTGCGCGGTCCGCTCGAAAACGATCAGAACCGCGCGGCGGTCCCGACGAACATCCCGTCGACTCCGGTCGAGCTCGCGAGCGGGGTCACGATCGGGACGAGCGTCCGCAGGAGCGAGCTCGAGCGCGGCGGCGTCGACGGCGCGAGCGGCGGCAGCTCGCGCGGCTTCTTCTCCGCCCGCTCGGGCACGAACGCGATGTGCGCCTGCACGATGCCGAGGGCGGCGAAGCCCACGAAGCCGGCGGTGAAGCCGAAGTTCACGAGGCGGAGATCGTTCGCGCGCGTCTCCCACTGCTCCGAGAGCTGGTAGAGCCCACCCACCTCGTCGTTCACGCGCCCGCGCGCGTAGCGGTACATCCCGTACGTCACCGCCGTACCCGCGATCGCGCTGACCTGCGCGCCGAGGAAGAGCCAGCCGAGGACCGGCTGATCGTTCTGGAACTGCCCTACCCCGAACGGGAGCGACGCGACGACGCGCGAGTGGCGCACCGTGATCTTCTCCTCCCCCGCCTGCGCCTTCAGCTTCTCGAGCCACGCGCGCTGCGCCTCGCGGTCGGCCTCCTCCTTCGCCTTGCGCTCCGCCGCGAGCCGCGCCGCGTTCTGCTGCGCGGTCTTGATCTGCTCGAGGAGCGACGAGCGCACGTCGATGAACGCGTCGATCGCGGGGCCGGGGAAGCCGAGCGGGTCCGGCTCGAAGGTCGGATCGTCGAGCACGAGCGCCTCGAAGACCTCCTTCGCCGCGTCCGCCTTCCCTTGCTGCAGGAGCGACGCCCCGAGGTACATGCGCGACTGCGAGATGAGCGTGCGCTCCTTCAACCCGCTCTTCGGATCGAGCAGCGCGCGGAGCTTCTCCTCCGCGTCGGCCCAGTTCCGCGCGTTGAACGCGGCGCGCGCCTTCTCGAAGTCCGTGCGCGCGTCGGCCCGCGCGACGCCCACGCTCCCGAGGAGCAGACCGCCGATCAACGCGCCGCGAACGAGGAGCCCTCGCACCGCGGGCAGCATACATCAGACGCTACTTCTTGAAGGAGGCGGTCTGCTTCTTGCCGCTCTTCAGCGTCACGTTCGTCGTCGTGTTCGAGTTCCGATCGAACACGAGGACGTCGTGCGCCGCGCGCCCGCCGAGGAGCTCCACCGAGATCTCCTGCCCCGCCGGGAACGTGCCGAGCTGCGGGTACTCCTTGATCGCGAACATGTGCGTCGGATCGCCTTCGACGACGAGCTTCGCCGCCGGGATCGCGAGCTCGATCGGGAGGTCGACGTTGTTCTCCCCCGCTGGGACGTTGAGCGTCCGCGGCGTGCACGCGTCGTCGCGGCAGCTGAACGCGAGCGAGTGCGCCTTCTCGTCGACGGTGACGGTGCCGTTCGGCACCACCTCGTCCGGCAGCATCTTGCCGTCGATCGCGAGGCGGACGCCGAAGGCCGGGCGCAGCGTCGTGAACGTCACCGTGCGCGTCACCGGCTTCGGCGGCACGAACACGCTCGGCGCCGCCACCGTGCGCGTCGCGACGTTCGTCGGCGTCACCGGCGGCGTGACCGTCGCGCTCCGCGCCGCCGTCGGCCGCTCGGCGACGGACGTGCGCGCCCGCGGCGCCGCGACCGAATTGGAGGCGATCGGCTTCGTCGGATCGCCCGCGACCGGCTCGCTCTTCACCGCCTTCACCACGAAGTACGCGCTCGGCACGAGCACCGCCGCGCCGAGGACGAGCGGCGCGACCTTGCGCACGAGGCGCGCGCGCTCCTCCGAGCGCTGGATGCTCGCGACGACCTTGAGGAGCTGCGGATCGTTCGGCGCGTACGCGAGCGCGCGGTTGTAGTCCGCCGCCGCGCCGACCGCGTCGCTCCGCTTCCGCTCCGCCGCGCCGAGCTTGCAGAGCCGCTCGATGAGCCGCGCGTCGTGCGCCGCGGTCCAGCCCTCGGGATCGTCGAGCCACGCCTCGATCTCCACCCGTGGCGCGCCCATCCCGAGGCGCCCGAGCTCGACGGAGATCGCGTCGCGCATCGCGGCCGCGTCGGCGTAGCGGTCCTCCGGCCTCCGCGCGAGCGCGCGGTCGAGGATCTCGCTCCAGCGCTTGCCGACGACGGGGCGCTCGCGCTCCGCCGCGCCGTAGACGCCGTCGAGCACGCGCCGCAGCACCTGCGCCGGGTTGTTGCCGAGGAACGGCAGGTGACCGACGACGCACTCGTAGAAGAGGACGCCGAGGCCGAAGACGTCGGCGCGCCCGTCGACGTCGCCGCCTTCGATCTGCTCCGGCGCCATGTGCGCGGGCGAGCCGAGGACCTGCCCGGTGGAGGTCACCCCCTGCGCGTCGAGGAGCTTCGCGATGCCGAAGTCGGTGAGCTTCACCGCGACGCGATCGCCCTTCTCCGTGACCTCGCCCGACGGCGGCGCGCCGGAAAGGCGGTGCTCGACGAGCACGTTCTCCGGCTTCACGTCGCGATGGATGACGCCCTGCGCGTGCGCGTGCGCGACGCCGGAGAGGAGCTCCATCACGATCGCGGCGCCGATCTCCGGCGGCAGCGCGGCGTGCTTCTGGAGGAGCTTCCGCAGCGTCGGACCGCGCACGAGCTCGACGACGAGGAACTGCTCGCCCTCGTCCGCGGACGAGACGTCGTAGACCTCGACGATGTTCGGGTGCCGCAGCTTCGCGACCGCCTTCGCCTCGACCCCGAAGCGATGCGCGATCTCGGTGCTCTCGCGGAGGTGGGGATGGAGCACCTTGATCGCGACGTCGCGGCCGAGGCGCGTGTCGCGCGCGCGGTAGACCGTCGCCATGCCGCCGTGGCCGAGCTCCTCGAGCACGTCGTACTTCGCGAGCACGGGCACGCGACTGCTCGAACGGCTCCCGACGCTCGCGATCATCCCCGCGAGAGCATAGCGGTCTTACCCTTTCAGGCCCAACCGCTTCATCCGCGACCGGAACGTGCTCTCGCTCATCCCGAGCGACCGCGCCGCCCTGGATTTGTTGTGATCCGCGCGCGACAGCACCTGGAGCAGGATCTCGCGCTCGAGGTCGTCGAACGTCGTCCCGCCCTCGGGCACCTCGAGCGAGAGCGGCCCCGGCGCGATCGCGTCCACTTCCATCCGCGGGCGTGACATCGGCGGCTCGGAGTCGTGACGCTCGTAGAACGGACCGCTCGGCGGCGCGGCCTCGATCGTGCTCGACACCGGATCGGAGACCGGCAAATACGGCCGCGAGCGCGGCGCGCTCGGCTCGGCCGCGGGGAACCCTGAAATCGGCGTGTGACGCGGCGCGAAGGGGAAGAGGCTCGGGCGCAGGGTCTGCGGGAGGCCGAGGTCGGCGGGCTCGACGTCGCGACCCGCGTGATAGATGACGAGGCGCTCCATCACGTTCCCGAGCTCGCGCACGTTGCCGGGCCATGGATGGGCTTCCAGCGTGCGCCAC
This window contains:
- a CDS encoding sigma-54-dependent Fis family transcriptional regulator, yielding MPEAPARPRGRILVVDDEANARAALSEILRDEGYATETAGDGFKALGKLEEFAPDVVLTDLKMPGLDGIAFMEKAKSASPQTVFVVMTAFGTIDSAVSAIKKGADNYLTKPLDYDALSAIVERAMEKAKLLQETQALRERLRERNAIGHIVSEDPKMRAVLDLVAQVGPSKASVLITGESGTGKELIAEAVCAASPRASGPFIRLHCAALAESLLESELFGHEKGAFTGAVARREGRFKQADGGTLFLDEIGEIPHGTQVKLLRFLQEKTFERVGGNETVKVDVRLIAATNRDLAAEIKKGTFREDLFYRLNVISIELPPLRERRADIGPLASFFLRRYAKENGRNIEGFTDQALKVLSSYDWPGNVRELENVIERAVVLCDAPQIDVRHLPPALAPKSAEGPPPIPGSTIQDLERYAILRTLEACGGSTSKAASILGVSPRKIQYKLHEYSAGPIGAASKDDE
- a CDS encoding ABC transporter ATP-binding protein — encoded protein: MSDVVLSVDKLAKTFKKPFSGKKVEAVRGVSFEVKRGEIFGFLGPNGAGKTTTIKMLTGLIAPTSGKASLLGKAIPSPDAMGSVGFLPENPYVYPYLTPREFVSLCGRLNGLSGKKLATKAERAIERVGIAYAIDRPVSALSKGMLQRTGFAAALVHDPELLLLDEPMSGLDPVGRKEIRDLIVEESKKGKTIFFSSHILSDVEMLCDSICILKKGEVVVAGEIDSLLDKTTHRSEITLRDAPEELAAALMEQGATRVGRTLSVEVEGDDAVAVVLRKALDAGVRVEAITPKRETLEDIFVRKAL
- a CDS encoding sigma-70 family RNA polymerase sigma factor; its protein translation is MRLLLRDVGPRIERVVRAVLGRANEDADDVVQQAMLGFVQALPAFRGECEPTHFASRVAARTAIACARRRRALRDRHEDGVDVDSLPRDAGRSPEPLATTERARRMELLRDVLAQIPPEQAETLSLRIMFGWSLAEVAETTGVPLNTVRSRLRLAKTALRAAIEADPTAHEALADDDE
- a CDS encoding HAMP domain-containing histidine kinase; the protein is MKRPSRIAYRIYAIGLVQFLVVALVLEVDHRMRYLAPVASGPPPAPPILLVASVILVVVGVGSWLTARSFARPLARLAETARAFGAGKLDARARMDRADEIGDVAQALDEMADRLARLVVAERELLANVSHELRTPLARIRVALDIAAELSELSEAEGKAGAISLADIAHDLAELERIVEDVLASARLALDTGAREGKGLPLRAEPGDVRALLDKSAALFRVAHPSRELVVDLPEALGTVVADPVLLRRVVDNLLENAHKYTNEPDRPVTLRAELADADADAKVVVTVVDRGIGIGEEDQKRLFEPFFRVDRSRSRATGGLGLGLLLARQIVEAHGGTLTIASTLNEGTTATVTLPVAR
- a CDS encoding response regulator transcription factor, with the translated sequence MTTTDEKLAVVLVEDDERLAQLTARYLESHGVTVTIVGNGKDAVRKVLEVRPDVVLLDLMLPGMSGLDVCRELRTRSDVPILMLTARGEEADRVVGLEGGADDYVAKPFSSRELLARIRAHARRARGAVGPPKKRLVIGRLAIDVDAMSVFLDGAPLALTTYEFMLLRALAERAGRVLSREQLVDIVRGSADEAFDRSVDVHISHLRSKLGDDPRAPRMIKTVRGVGYMLAPGAPGAPGAPGSSGASG
- a CDS encoding serine/threonine protein kinase, which produces MIASVGSRSSSRVPVLAKYDVLEELGHGGMATVYRARDTRLGRDVAIKVLHPHLRESTEIAHRFGVEAKAVAKLRHPNIVEVYDVSSADEGEQFLVVELVRGPTLRKLLQKHAALPPEIGAAIVMELLSGVAHAHAQGVIHRDVKPENVLVEHRLSGAPPSGEVTEKGDRVAVKLTDFGIAKLLDAQGVTSTGQVLGSPAHMAPEQIEGGDVDGRADVFGLGVLFYECVVGHLPFLGNNPAQVLRRVLDGVYGAAERERPVVGKRWSEILDRALARRPEDRYADAAAMRDAISVELGRLGMGAPRVEIEAWLDDPEGWTAAHDARLIERLCKLGAAERKRSDAVGAAADYNRALAYAPNDPQLLKVVASIQRSEERARLVRKVAPLVLGAAVLVPSAYFVVKAVKSEPVAGDPTKPIASNSVAAPRARTSVAERPTAARSATVTPPVTPTNVATRTVAAPSVFVPPKPVTRTVTFTTLRPAFGVRLAIDGKMLPDEVVPNGTVTVDEKAHSLAFSCRDDACTPRTLNVPAGENNVDLPIELAIPAAKLVVEGDPTHMFAIKEYPQLGTFPAGQEISVELLGGRAAHDVLVFDRNSNTTTNVTLKSGKKQTASFKK